Proteins co-encoded in one Papaver somniferum cultivar HN1 chromosome 5, ASM357369v1, whole genome shotgun sequence genomic window:
- the LOC113282802 gene encoding probable clathrin assembly protein At4g32285, which produces MSIRKALGAVKDQTSIGIAKVASNTAPDLEVAIVKATSHDDDPASEKYIREILHLTSYSRGYVNACVATVSKRLGKTRDWIVALKALTLVHRLLSEGDPVFQQEILYATRKGTRLLNMSDFRDEAHSNSWDHSAFVRTYALYLDQKLEFLMYEKKQGGGGGGRGEDDRFDRREDRFRSPPPRSYHDSGYGDFRDDSGYGGGYGSGSRPPQRSRSFGDVNEASQGRGDKKPVTPLREMKPERVLGKMNQLQRLLDRFLACRPTGTAKNNRMVLVATYQIVKESFQLYADICEVLAVLLDKFFDMEYAECVKAFESYASAAKQIDELVLFYGWCKDTGVARSSEYPEVQRITDKLLETLEEFMRDRAKRPKSPEKREETPPPPEEEPVPDMNEIKALPAPETYTPPPPPPPEPKPEPPQPKKQDTGDLLNLSENAISADDQSNSLALALFSGPATTNGNGSWEAFPSNGQSEVTSAWQNPAAEAGKADWELALVETASGLSRQKAALGGGLDPLLLNGMYDQGAVRQHVSTSQLTGGSASSVALPLPARNGTPVLALPAPDGTVMPVNQDPFAASLVVPPPSYVQMADIEKKQHLLLQEQQLWQNYAKNGMQGQASLARMNPGVAPGMNPYGMPPTNGMGQGGYYYPPY; this is translated from the coding sequence ATGTCAATTAGGAAGGCACTTGGAGCTGTAAAAGATCAAACAAGTATTGGTATAGCAAAAGTAGCAAGTAATACAGCACCAGATCTAGAAGTAGCAATTGTCAAAGCAACAAGTCATGATGATGATCCAGCTTCTGAGAAATACATAAGAGAGATTTTGCATCTAACATCTTATTCAAGAGGTTATGTTAATGCTTGCGTAGCTACTGTATCTAAAAGATTAGGTAAAACTCGGGATTGGATCGTTGCGTTGAAAGCATTAACACTTGTTCATAGGTTATTAAGTGAGGGTGATCCTGTTTTCCAGCAAGAGATATTGTATGCGACAAGGAAAGGGACTAGGTTGTTGAATATGTCGGATTTTAGGGATGAGGCACATTCCAATTCGTGGGATCATTCCGCATTTGTCCGTACTTATGCACTTTATCTTGATCAGAAGCTTGAGTTTCTAATGTATGAGAAGAaacaaggtggtggtggtgggggtcGTGGGGAGGATGATAGGTTTGATCGAAGAGAGGATCGGTTCAGGTCACCACCGCCGAGGTCTTATCATGACTCTGGGTATGGTGATTTTAGAGATGATTCTGGTTATGGTGGTGGGTATGGGTCTGGGTCGAGACCGCCGCAGAGATCAAGGTCTTTTGGTGATGTAAATGAAGCTAGTCAGGGCAGAGGTGATAAGAAGCCAGTCACTCCACTTAGGGAAatgaaaccagaaagggttttaGGTAAAATGAATCAGCTCCAAAGGCTTCTCGATCGCTTTTTAGCTTGTCGTCCTACTGGTACCGCCAAGAACAATAGAATGGTGTTGGTTGCAACTTACCAGATTGTTAAGGAAAGTTTTCAGCTTTATGCTGATATATGTGAGGTATTGGCTGTATTACTTGACAAATTCTTTGATATGGAGTACGCTGAATGTGTCAAGGCATTTGAATCTTATGCTAGTGCAGCAAAGCAGATTGACGAGCTAGTTTTGTTCTATGGTTGGTGTAAGGATACAGGTGTAGCTAGGTCTTCAGAGTACCCAGAAGTTCAGAGGATTACTGATAAACTCTTGGAGACTCTAGAAGAGTTCATGAGAGATAGAGCAAAGAGACCAAAGAGCCCTGAGAAACGAGAAGAAACTCCACCGCCTCCAGAGGAGGAACCTGTCCCTGACATGAATGAGATAAAGGCACTTCCAGCTCCAGAGACTTAtactccgccaccaccaccaccgcctgaACCTAAACCAGAACCACCTCAGCCTAAAAAGCAGGACACAGGGGATCTGTTGAATTTAAGTGAGAATGCTATTTCAGCCGATGATCAATCAAATAGCTTAGCCCTAGCATTGTTCTCTGGACCAGCCACTACTAATGGAAACGGTTCCTGGGAAGCATTCCCATCAAATGGGCAATCTGAAGTAACCTCAGCGTGGCAAAACCCAGCAGCTGAGGCTGGTAAAGCAGATTGGGAATTAGCACTTGTTGAAACAGCTAGTGGTTTATCTAGACAGAAGGCAGCATTAGGCGGAGGGTTAGACCCGTTACTTTTAAACGGAATGTATGATCAGGGAGCAGTGAGACAACATGTGAGCACTTCTCAACTGACTGGAGGAAGTGCCAGTAGTGTGGCATTGCCGTTGCCTGCGAGGAATGGGACTCCTGTACTGGCTTTGCCTGCTCCAGATGGCACAGTGATGCCCGTTAACCAGGATCCGTTTGCAGCATCATTAGTTGTACCTCCACCATCATATGTGCAAATGGCAGATATAGAGAAGAAACAACACCTTCTACTGCAAGAACAGCAATTGTGGCAGAATTATGCGAAGAATGGAATGCAAGGTCAAGCTAGTTTGGCCAGGATGAATCCCGGTGTTGCTCCTGGTATGAATCCGTATGGGATGCCACCCACCAACGGAATGGGACAAGGTGGATACTACTACCCTCCATACTGA